One region of Alosa sapidissima isolate fAloSap1 chromosome 1, fAloSap1.pri, whole genome shotgun sequence genomic DNA includes:
- the ccdc86 gene encoding coiled-coil domain-containing protein 86: MSAREVEDGRLESDEATNLELPPVVTRTRSGRRVRIPSALLDSEVITLSKTPMRRTRKSVIQEVPVISETLNTAECQAVDVKSESIPTRNTTEMEATNQVAFALTKESTGSQSALSTDVPMDNVSLGKSAGVSSDKCNEKENRGNSNVSLDTCTSNGELKKRTQDPESNVIVKHTPMIPLGKPKSGRVWKDRNKQRFSALLRDKPLCTSWEKKMEVRREKELVKKYHQQLKEEKAREKQEKRRRREENLKRRAENERKAEIVQVIRNTAKIKRMKKKQLRKIEKRDTLPMIQKSQPSNGKLAGKPANGD, from the exons ATGTCGGCCAGAGAGGTAGAAGATGGCAGACTAGAATCAGACGAAGCGACGAATCTCGAGTTGCCCCCTGTTGTAACACGGACGCGAAGTGGTCGTCGAGTGCGGATTCCATCTGCTCTACTGGACTCTGAAGTGATCACTCTGTCGAAAACACCCATGCGCCGAACAAGAAAATCGGTCATTCAAGAGGTACCCGTCATATCTGAAACATTAAACACAGCTGAATGTCAAGCTGTTGATGTAAAATCAGAATCGATACCGACCAGGAACACAACCGAGATGGAGGCCACTAATCAAGTGGCGTTTGCCCTGACCAAAGAATCCACTGGTTCGCAATCTGCATTGTCTACAGATGTCCCCATGGACAACGTCAGTCTTGGTAAATCCGCAGGTGTGAGTTCAGATAAGTGCAATGAGAAGGAAAACCGTGGTAACTCTAATGTAAGTTTAGACACGTGCACTTCAAATGGAGAATTGAAGAAAAGGACTCAGGATCCAGAATCTAACGTTATCGTGAAACACACGCCGATGATACCATTGGGAAAACCCAAATCAGGCCGTGTCTGGAAAGACCGCAACAAGCAAAG ATTCTCCGCTCTGCTGAGGGACAAGCCATTATGCACTTCTTGGGAGAAAAAGATGGAGGTGAGGAGGGAGAAGGAACTTGTGAAAAAATATCACCAGCAGCTGAAAGAAGAGAAAGCTAGGGAGAAACAG gagaagaggagaaggagagaggagaacctGAAGAGAAGggctgaaaatgaaaggaaagCAGAGATAGTTCAAGTG ATCCGCAACACTGCAAAGATTAAGAGAATGAAGAAAAAGCAACTGAGGAAGATTGAGAAGCGGGACACTTTACCCATGATACAAAAGTCACAACCCAGTAATGGCAAACTGGCTGGGAAGCCGGCAAATGGGGACTGA